From the genome of Hymenobacter cellulosilyticus, one region includes:
- a CDS encoding threonine aldolase family protein, with amino-acid sequence MSEPIIDLRSDTVTRPSAEMLHAMLHAPVGDDVYEEDPTVRELEEMSAARFGLEAGLYCPSGTMTNQIAIKAHTEPLSEVICEQTAHVYLWEVGGIAFHSGASVALLPGDRGRVTAAQVEAAIRPANNVHYPTSNLICLENTSNRGGGSCYSMEAIASIAEVAQRRGLALHLDGARIFNALVATGQDAADYGKYFDSISVCLSKGLGTPVGSVLLGSKAFIHKCRRIRKVMGGGMRQAGILAAAGIYALEHNVARLADDHRRAQELGATLAALPYVAEVLPIETNLAIFRLQDEIAPETFLAQLEQQGIRASSFGPQMIRFVTHLDVDDTMIERVNHALQNLSVPA; translated from the coding sequence ATGTCTGAACCCATTATCGATTTACGCTCCGACACCGTCACCCGGCCCTCGGCCGAGATGCTGCACGCCATGCTTCATGCTCCCGTCGGCGACGACGTGTACGAGGAAGATCCGACGGTGCGCGAGCTGGAAGAAATGTCGGCGGCCCGCTTCGGGCTGGAGGCCGGCCTGTACTGTCCTTCCGGCACCATGACCAACCAAATTGCCATTAAAGCCCATACGGAGCCCTTGTCGGAAGTCATCTGCGAGCAGACGGCCCACGTGTATTTGTGGGAAGTGGGCGGCATTGCTTTTCACTCAGGCGCCTCGGTGGCCCTGCTGCCCGGCGACCGGGGCCGCGTGACGGCCGCCCAGGTGGAAGCCGCCATCCGGCCCGCCAACAACGTGCACTACCCGACTTCCAACCTGATTTGCCTGGAAAACACCAGCAACCGGGGCGGCGGCAGCTGTTATTCCATGGAAGCCATTGCCAGCATTGCCGAAGTAGCCCAGCGCCGCGGCCTGGCGTTGCACCTCGACGGGGCCCGCATCTTCAACGCCTTGGTAGCTACGGGACAGGACGCCGCCGATTACGGTAAGTACTTCGACTCGATTTCGGTGTGCTTGTCGAAAGGGCTGGGCACGCCGGTGGGCTCGGTATTGCTGGGTTCCAAGGCCTTTATTCACAAATGCCGCCGGATTCGCAAGGTGATGGGCGGGGGCATGCGGCAGGCCGGGATTCTGGCCGCGGCCGGCATTTACGCGCTGGAGCACAACGTGGCGCGCCTAGCCGACGACCACCGCCGGGCCCAGGAGTTGGGTGCTACGCTGGCTGCTCTGCCTTACGTGGCCGAGGTTCTGCCCATCGAAACCAACCTAGCCATTTTCCGCCTCCAGGACGAAATTGCCCCCGAAACCTTCCTGGCTCAGTTGGAGCAGCAGGGCATCCGGGCCTCGTCGTTTGGGCCCCAGATGATTCGCTTCGTAACCCACCTCGACGTGGACGACACGATGATAGAGCGGGTAAACCACGCCCTGCAAAACCTGAGCGTACCGGCTTAA
- a CDS encoding metallophosphoesterase family protein: MKKIGLLSDTHSYWDERILHHLRGCDEIWHAGDFGTAAVIEALEAVAPLRGVYGNIDGRDVRQTQPLVQNFEIEGLRVLMTHIGGYPGHYSPPPARW, translated from the coding sequence ATGAAAAAAATCGGTTTACTTTCTGACACCCATAGTTACTGGGATGAGCGCATCCTGCACCACCTGCGTGGCTGCGACGAAATCTGGCACGCTGGCGACTTCGGCACCGCGGCCGTCATCGAAGCACTGGAGGCCGTAGCGCCTCTGCGCGGGGTATACGGCAACATCGACGGCCGCGACGTGCGCCAGACCCAGCCCTTGGTACAGAACTTCGAAATAGAGGGCCTGCGGGTGCTGATGACGCACATTGGCGGCTACCCGGGTCACTACTCCCCGCCGCCCGCCCGCTGGTAA
- a CDS encoding Na+/H+ antiporter NhaA: MRWPIRPSSFPPSRWGTAESVGAGCGAGAAAGQAAGYFRATWLTVKAGISALPERVTWFKMLGLGLTAGIGFTMAIFIANLSFHEPSRVDLAKLAVILGSLLAAVAGLVVLHFADKADESEAPVGLSEAEIEA, translated from the coding sequence TTGCGTTGGCCAATACGGCCATCGTCATTTCCTCCGAGTCGGTGGGGAACTGCTGAGTCCGTTGGGGCTGGGTGTGGCGCTGGGGCTGCTGCTGGGCAAGCCGCTGGGTATTTTCGGGCTACCTGGCTTACGGTCAAAGCTGGCATTTCGGCCTTGCCCGAGCGGGTTACCTGGTTTAAAATGCTGGGCCTGGGCCTTACCGCCGGCATTGGCTTCACCATGGCCATCTTTATTGCCAACCTCTCGTTTCACGAACCGTCCCGGGTAGACCTGGCTAAGCTGGCCGTCATTCTGGGCTCCCTGCTGGCGGCCGTGGCCGGCCTTGTTGTGCTGCACTTCGCCGATAAGGCCGACGAAAGCGAGGCTCCCGTCGGCCTTTCGGAGGCAGAAATAGAGGCTTAA
- the coaD gene encoding pantetheine-phosphate adenylyltransferase: MKRIALFPGSFDPFTNGHLDVVRRGTQLFDEVIIAIGNNSSKSRYLPVEQMVGMIEEVFRDEPQVRVQAYKGLTATFAREVGAKFLLRGLRNTTDFEYENTIAQANRHMNPELETVFLITSPALAAISSTIIREIHRFGGNVDTFVPFPLPAYQPPTAS, encoded by the coding sequence ATGAAGCGCATTGCTCTCTTTCCTGGCTCCTTCGACCCGTTCACGAATGGTCACCTCGACGTGGTACGCCGCGGCACCCAGCTTTTCGACGAAGTCATAATCGCCATCGGCAACAACAGCAGCAAGTCGCGCTACCTGCCCGTGGAGCAGATGGTAGGCATGATTGAGGAGGTGTTTCGGGATGAGCCGCAAGTACGGGTGCAGGCTTACAAAGGGCTGACGGCTACGTTTGCCCGGGAAGTAGGCGCCAAGTTTCTGCTCCGCGGCCTGCGCAATACCACTGATTTCGAATACGAAAACACCATTGCCCAGGCCAACCGCCACATGAATCCCGAACTGGAAACAGTGTTCCTGATTACCTCGCCGGCTCTGGCCGCCATTAGCAGCACCATTATCCGCGAAATTCACCGCTTCGGTGGCAACGTGGACACCTTTGTGCCCTTCCCGCTACCAGCCTATCAGCCACCGACTGCCAGCTAG
- a CDS encoding DNA-3-methyladenine glycosylase family protein has product MYLALLRAIVSQQISTKAAAAIWKKVQGLFSPDGYPEPAALLLLTDEDLRAAGISRQKAGYLRAIAGFAQQGQLDHAHLSQLEAEAFTQHLTQIKGVGRWTAQMLQMFALDQPDVFPEGDLGIQNAMRKHYGLEETGRALLRRMTELAEPWRPYRTLASKYLWQSLDNTPEG; this is encoded by the coding sequence TTGTACCTGGCTCTGCTGCGCGCCATTGTAAGCCAGCAGATTTCGACCAAAGCCGCTGCGGCGATTTGGAAAAAGGTGCAGGGCCTGTTTTCGCCTGACGGCTACCCCGAGCCGGCGGCCCTGCTGCTGCTCACCGACGAAGACCTGCGGGCCGCCGGCATTTCGCGCCAGAAAGCGGGCTACTTGCGCGCCATTGCCGGCTTTGCCCAGCAGGGTCAGCTCGACCACGCCCACCTCAGTCAGCTCGAAGCCGAGGCCTTTACCCAGCACCTGACCCAGATTAAAGGCGTGGGCCGCTGGACCGCTCAAATGCTGCAGATGTTTGCCCTGGACCAGCCCGACGTGTTTCCCGAAGGCGACCTGGGCATTCAGAACGCCATGCGCAAACATTACGGACTAGAGGAAACCGGCCGGGCCCTGCTGCGCCGCATGACCGAGCTGGCCGAGCCCTGGCGCCCCTACCGCACGTTGGCCAGCAAATACCTCTGGCAGTCCTTGGACAATACGCCCGAGGGGTAG
- a CDS encoding DUF3822 family protein, giving the protein MQSLRDETLETASPAGCNLYLTAGANGLRLGVADIRRNKFVALEDYALNPQASWAEQLQALAQENDLLSQTSWNQVRLAVQNRSFTLLPAPLLRPGDEAAYLRLHHALDPEHETVGRYGHSSLEMVSVFAAEKALTSWFRATYPTGKMLHHTSALLEGIIHQSEVGAPRRLYLSLGHQEVTIVAVRDKRLEFCNVFAFATPEDLIYYTILVMQELQLNPDQDGVVVWGDLMHDSELFTILRKYIRNIRFGNRPFDLVYSYRLNDLFEYRYFELYSLHLCE; this is encoded by the coding sequence TTGCAGTCCCTGCGTGACGAAACGCTGGAAACAGCCTCGCCGGCCGGCTGCAACCTTTACCTGACTGCCGGGGCCAATGGCCTGCGCCTGGGCGTGGCCGATATCCGGCGCAACAAGTTTGTGGCCCTGGAAGACTATGCGCTGAACCCACAGGCCTCTTGGGCGGAACAGCTGCAGGCCCTGGCCCAGGAAAATGACTTGCTCAGCCAAACCAGCTGGAACCAGGTGCGGCTGGCCGTGCAAAACCGCTCCTTTACGCTGCTGCCTGCCCCCCTGCTGCGCCCCGGCGACGAGGCCGCCTACCTGCGCCTGCACCACGCCCTCGACCCGGAGCACGAAACCGTAGGCCGCTACGGCCATTCCAGCCTGGAAATGGTCAGCGTATTTGCCGCCGAAAAAGCGTTGACCAGCTGGTTTCGCGCCACCTACCCCACGGGCAAGATGCTGCACCACACCAGCGCCCTGCTCGAAGGCATCATTCACCAGAGTGAGGTGGGAGCTCCCCGGCGGCTCTACCTAAGCCTGGGCCATCAGGAAGTAACCATTGTGGCCGTGCGTGACAAGCGCCTGGAGTTCTGCAACGTCTTTGCCTTTGCCACGCCTGAAGACCTGATTTACTACACCATTCTGGTGATGCAGGAGCTGCAGCTCAACCCTGACCAGGACGGCGTGGTCGTATGGGGTGACCTGATGCACGACTCCGAGCTCTTTACCATTCTGCGCAAATACATCCGCAACATCCGCTTCGGTAACCGTCCCTTCGACTTGGTGTACAGCTACCGCCTCAACGACCTGTTCGAATACCGCTACTTCGAGCTCTACAGCCTGCATCTGTGCGAATAG
- a CDS encoding metallophosphoesterase — MNLFVIGDVHGCYHTFLELLQHWQPEQELLIQVGDLMDRGKFAPDTVELAMRLSARHPERTIFLKGNHEVGMTRHYGPQGPYPNWLLWGGRLTVGQYRQHPELLATHLPWLQQRPLFWESEFVFVSHAGLADTPNPLDEDNPDGILWRRGPLRNIGKLQVIGHTPTNGAADFDPIHHVLNIDTGAVYGQALTGVRIKANGDVLQVISVPTNPLDSDRV; from the coding sequence ATGAATCTGTTTGTTATCGGCGACGTGCACGGCTGCTACCACACCTTCCTGGAACTGCTCCAGCACTGGCAACCCGAGCAGGAGCTACTAATCCAGGTGGGTGACCTGATGGACCGCGGCAAATTCGCCCCCGACACCGTGGAGCTAGCTATGCGCCTAAGCGCCCGCCACCCCGAGCGCACCATTTTTCTGAAAGGCAACCACGAGGTGGGCATGACGCGCCACTACGGCCCCCAGGGCCCCTACCCCAACTGGCTGCTCTGGGGTGGGCGCCTCACCGTGGGTCAGTACCGGCAGCACCCCGAACTGCTGGCTACGCACCTGCCCTGGCTGCAGCAACGGCCGCTGTTCTGGGAAAGTGAGTTCGTGTTTGTGAGCCACGCTGGGCTGGCCGACACGCCCAATCCGCTCGACGAAGACAACCCCGACGGTATTTTGTGGCGGCGCGGGCCACTGCGCAACATTGGCAAGCTCCAGGTCATCGGCCACACGCCCACCAACGGAGCCGCCGACTTTGACCCGATTCACCACGTGCTGAATATCGACACCGGCGCCGTGTACGGCCAGGCCCTAACCGGGGTCAGGATCAAAGCCAATGGCGACGTGCTGCAGGTTATTTCCGTGCCCACTAATCCTCTCGACAGTGACCGAGTCTGA
- the nhaA gene encoding Na+/H+ antiporter NhaA produces MPLRQILVPIRELSESGKLSGLLLLLATVISLLISNSGLGQSYLHFWETPLGWGPLEKTLAHWVDDGLMVVFFFSVGLEIKREVLYGELTDMRQALLPILAAVGGVLVPAGIYLAFNVGTPTSHGWAVPTATDIAFSLGILSLLGEKVPLGLRVFLTALAIIDDLIAVLIIALFYTAGLDLTYLLAAAGIFAALVVLNRLKVTWLPLYFLLGLGLWFFVLKSGVHATIAGVLLALTIPTDAIEKLEAALHKPISYLILPIFALANTAIVISSESVGNC; encoded by the coding sequence ATGCCGTTACGCCAAATCCTTGTCCCGATTCGGGAGCTGTCCGAAAGTGGTAAGCTGTCTGGCCTGCTGCTGTTGCTGGCCACCGTTATATCCTTGCTAATAAGCAATTCGGGTCTGGGACAAAGCTACCTGCATTTCTGGGAAACCCCGCTGGGCTGGGGGCCGCTGGAAAAAACCTTGGCTCACTGGGTTGACGACGGCCTGATGGTCGTGTTTTTCTTTTCCGTGGGCCTGGAAATCAAGCGCGAAGTTCTCTACGGGGAGCTGACCGACATGCGGCAGGCCCTGCTGCCCATTCTGGCGGCGGTTGGCGGCGTGCTGGTGCCGGCGGGTATCTATCTGGCCTTCAACGTCGGCACGCCCACCAGCCACGGCTGGGCCGTGCCCACGGCCACCGATATTGCCTTTTCCCTGGGCATTCTGTCGTTGCTGGGCGAAAAAGTACCGCTCGGCCTGCGGGTTTTCCTTACTGCCCTGGCCATCATCGACGACCTGATTGCGGTGCTCATCATTGCCCTGTTCTACACCGCCGGCCTCGACCTGACGTATCTGCTGGCCGCCGCCGGCATCTTTGCCGCGCTGGTCGTGCTCAACCGGCTCAAGGTAACCTGGCTGCCGCTGTACTTTTTACTGGGCCTGGGCCTGTGGTTTTTCGTGCTCAAATCGGGCGTGCATGCCACTATTGCCGGCGTGCTGCTGGCCCTGACCATTCCCACCGACGCCATTGAAAAGCTCGAAGCCGCCCTGCACAAACCCATCAGCTACCTGATTCTGCCCATTTTTGCGTTGGCCAATACGGCCATCGTCATTTCCTCCGAGTCGGTGGGGAACTGCTGA